Proteins found in one Choloepus didactylus isolate mChoDid1 chromosome 25, mChoDid1.pri, whole genome shotgun sequence genomic segment:
- the USE1 gene encoding vesicle transport protein USE1 isoform X2, protein MAASRLELNLVRLLCRCEAMAAEKRDPDEWRLEKYVGALEDMLQALKAQACKPASEVINEYSRKVDFLKGMLQAEKLTSSSEKALANQFLAPGRVPTTARERVPATKTVHLQSRARYTSEMRSELLGTDSADEPELNVRKRTIAGPRPADEKQSDAELDLILQRHQNLQEKLVEEMLGLARNLKTNTLAAQSVIKKDNQTLSHSLKMADQNLEKLKTESERLEQHTQKSVNWLLWAMLIIVCFIFISMILFIRIMPKLK, encoded by the exons ATGGCGGCGTCGAGGCTGGAGCTGAATCTGGTGAGGCTTCTGTGCCGCTGCGAGGCGATGGCGGCGGAGAAACGGGACCCCGACGAGTGGCGTCTGGAAAAG TACGTGGGGGCGCTGGAGGACATGCTGCAGGCTTTGAAGGCCCAGGCGTG CAAACCGGCCTCCGAGGTAATCAACGAATATTCCCGCAAGGTGGACTTCCTCAAGGGGATGCTGCAAGCCGAGAAGCTG ACCTCGTCCTCAGAGAAGGCACTAGCCAACCAGTTTCTGGCCCCCGGCCGTGTGCCCACCACAGCCAGGGAGCGGGTGCCAGCCACGAAGACGGTGCATCTGCAGTCCCGGGCCCGGTACACCAGTGAGATGCGGAGTGAACTCCTAGGCACG GACTCTGCCGATG AACCTGAGCTGAACGTGCGGAAGCGAAC GATAGCAGGGCCCAGGCCAGCAGATGAGAAGCAGTCAGATGCAGAGCTAGATCTCATCCTCCAGCGGCACCAGAATCTTCAGGAAAAACTGGTGGAGGAGATGCTAGGCCTGGCCCGGAACCTCAAGACCAACACACTGGCAGCCCAGAGTGTCATCAAGAAGGACAACCAG ACCCTGTCACACTCACTCAAGATGGCCGACCAGAACCTGGAGAAGCTGAAGACAGAGTCAGAGCGGCTGGAGCAGCACACGCAGAAGTCAGTCAACTGGCTCCTCTGGGCCATGCTCATCATCGTCTGCTTCATCTTCATCAGCATGATTCTCTTCATCCGGATCATGCCCAAACTCAAATAA
- the USE1 gene encoding vesicle transport protein USE1 isoform X1: MAASRLELNLVRLLCRCEAMAAEKRDPDEWRLEKYVGALEDMLQALKAQACKPASEVINEYSRKVDFLKGMLQAEKLTSSSEKALANQFLAPGRVPTTARERVPATKTVHLQSRARYTSEMRSELLGTDSADEPELNVRKRTRIAGPRPADEKQSDAELDLILQRHQNLQEKLVEEMLGLARNLKTNTLAAQSVIKKDNQTLSHSLKMADQNLEKLKTESERLEQHTQKSVNWLLWAMLIIVCFIFISMILFIRIMPKLK, from the exons ATGGCGGCGTCGAGGCTGGAGCTGAATCTGGTGAGGCTTCTGTGCCGCTGCGAGGCGATGGCGGCGGAGAAACGGGACCCCGACGAGTGGCGTCTGGAAAAG TACGTGGGGGCGCTGGAGGACATGCTGCAGGCTTTGAAGGCCCAGGCGTG CAAACCGGCCTCCGAGGTAATCAACGAATATTCCCGCAAGGTGGACTTCCTCAAGGGGATGCTGCAAGCCGAGAAGCTG ACCTCGTCCTCAGAGAAGGCACTAGCCAACCAGTTTCTGGCCCCCGGCCGTGTGCCCACCACAGCCAGGGAGCGGGTGCCAGCCACGAAGACGGTGCATCTGCAGTCCCGGGCCCGGTACACCAGTGAGATGCGGAGTGAACTCCTAGGCACG GACTCTGCCGATG AACCTGAGCTGAACGTGCGGAAGCGAAC CAGGATAGCAGGGCCCAGGCCAGCAGATGAGAAGCAGTCAGATGCAGAGCTAGATCTCATCCTCCAGCGGCACCAGAATCTTCAGGAAAAACTGGTGGAGGAGATGCTAGGCCTGGCCCGGAACCTCAAGACCAACACACTGGCAGCCCAGAGTGTCATCAAGAAGGACAACCAG ACCCTGTCACACTCACTCAAGATGGCCGACCAGAACCTGGAGAAGCTGAAGACAGAGTCAGAGCGGCTGGAGCAGCACACGCAGAAGTCAGTCAACTGGCTCCTCTGGGCCATGCTCATCATCGTCTGCTTCATCTTCATCAGCATGATTCTCTTCATCCGGATCATGCCCAAACTCAAATAA
- the USHBP1 gene encoding Usher syndrome type-1C protein-binding protein 1 isoform X1: MSARATRPRSRRGRQAPPVSVPLPSMPTSIGPQGTLPGSERGSWGGHLQAELDPVAESSEETEAAMGSFELGPAPTQESRGRSELLGPAAESSGQGLGSRTDKEVEGASSGSLAPAPEGLPEPAKEAHQAREAALWDGEAVPSEPRPPDVFQSLQQALSSLEAAATVWRRRPPKHPEPLEVEGRSGETPGPCGEQEGAGGCRREAARLAEKNAWLQLALGSREDELVRTQASLQAMRAEKEMLQREVQELQDFLPRLESFPPTPHSQAGGSGSGSSSSGADGDPWGTQDPFPLAHPLLRRLRSNSSSQILGPLPTQSLTPEMHILEAQMEQLQGSIEKLKCFNRLLSAVLQGYKGQCEGLSMQLSKREAEATALHLALQYSEDCEKVYGALLTLREADSGAGEEGPLGDLRAAQKEAWRLLGKEEAAMDGEAQQGAWPSPEGSSVDGPVPQEVATQLQAYIRRLQQRRALVKIPPEPGPTLAPLPNVPRVEAMLQSMLGTQPSLALPQLEKTQIQQELAAARETLADLTLKLQMARREKRGLELQEAALRAQGPAHVLLLEQLRWERAQLQAGEAGGSSGESSGAGSSGDEEEWVPGPPTVPGGTSAMDGSQVGRGRPPEELAQELAASLTRARGLREQLRTLWEELQQMAQKERARRAQSAELSSNLCKTHSALVLAFRGTHRKQEEQQRTLEQQMARLQARHAGELAVLGATARALGRPQPPCPLPRLGDTLL, translated from the exons ATGAGTGCCCGAGCCACGCGGCCCCGAAGTCGGCGAGGGAGGCAGGCTCCGCCCGTGAGTGTCCCGCTCCCCTCGATGCCCACCTCCATAGGACCCCAGGGCACACTACCTGGCTCAGAGAGGGGGTCCTGGGGGGGTCACTTGCAGGCTGAGTTGGATCCTGTGGCTGAGagttcagaggagacagaggCAGCCATGGGGAGCTTCGAGCTGGGCCCTGCACCCACTCAGGAGAGCCGTGGCAGGTCGGAGCTGCTGGGTCCCGCGGCAGAGTCCagtgggcagggcctggggagcAG GACAGACAAGGAAGTTGAAGGGGCCTCCAGCGGGAGCCTGGCTCCAGCCCCTGAGGGACTCCCCGAGCCTGCAAAGGAAGCCCACCAGGCCCGAGAGGCAGCCCTGTGGGATGGGGAGGCCGTCCCGTCCGAGCCCAGGCCCCCCGACGTGTTCCAAAGCCTCCAGCAGGCTCTGAGCTCCTTGGAGGCGGCCGCGACTGTGTGGCGCCGGAGACCCCCAAAACATCCTGAGCCCCTGGAGGTAGAGGGCAGGAGCGGGGAGACTCCAGGGCCCTGTGGGGAGCAGGAGGGAGCAGGGGGCTGCCGGCGGGAGGCTGCCCGCCTTGCCGAGAAGAACGCCTGGCTGCAGCTGGCCCTGGGCAGCCGCGAGGACGAGCTGGTCCGCACACAAGCTTCTCTCCAGGCCATGCGTGCTGAGAAGGAGATGCTGCAGAGAGAG GTTCAGGAGCTGCAGGATTTCCTGCCACGACTTGAGTCCTTCCCACCTACCCCCCACAGCCAAGCAGGCGGTTCGGGCAGTGGGTCCAGCAGCTCTGGGGCAGATGGCGATCCTTGGGGGACTCAG GACCCCTTTCCCCTGGCTCACCCCCTGCTCCGGCGCCTCCGGAGCAATTCCAGCAGCCAGATTCTTGGGCCTCTCCCCACCCAGTCCCTCACCCCTGAGATGCACATCCTGGAAGCCCAGATGGAGCAGCTCCAGGG GAGTATTGAGAAGCTCAAATGCTTCAACCGTCTGCTGTCAGCTGTGCTCCAGGGGTACAAGGGCCAGTGTGAGGGTCTCAGCATGCAGCTGAGCAAGCGGGAGGCGGAGGCCACAGCACTGCATCTGGCCCTGCAGTACAG TGAGGACTGTGAGAAGGTGTATGGGGCCCTGCTCACCCTGCGAGAGGCCGACTCAGGAGCAGGGGAAGAAGGCCCCCTGGGCGACTTGCGGGCAGCCCAGAAGGAAGCatggaggctgctggggaaagaggAGGCTGCCATGGATGGTGAAGCCCAGCAGGGTGCATGGCCAAG CCCCGAGGGCAGCAGTGTGGACGGGCCCGTGCCTCAGGAGGTGGCTACCCAGCTCCAAGCCTACATCCGGCGTCTCCAGCAGCGCCGAGCTCTGGTGAAGATCCCCCCAGAGCCTGGCCCCACCTTGGCGCCCCTGCCCAATGTGCCCCGGGTAGAAGCCATGCTGCAGTCTATGCTGGGGACCCAGCCCAGCTTGGCCCTGCCCCAGCTGGAGAAGACGCAGATTCAGCAGGAACTAGCAGCTGCAAGG GAGACCCTGGCAGACCTGACCCTGAAGCTGCAGATGGCCCGGAGGGAGAAGCGGGGCCTGGAGCTGCAGGAGGCTGCCCTTCGCGCCCAGGGCCCGGCCCACGTGCTCTTGTTGGAGCAGCTCCGGTGGGAGCGGGCACAGCTCCAGGCTGGCGAGGCCGGCGGCAGCAGTGGAGAGAGCAGCGGAGCCGGGAGCAGCGGGGATGAGGAGGAGTGGGTCCCG GGCCCTCCTACTGTCCCTGGTGGCACCAGTGCCATGGATGGAAGCCAGGTGGGCAGAGGACGGCCCCCGGAGGAGTTGGCCCAGGAGCTGGCAGCATCTCTGACCCG GGCCCGGGGTCTGAGGGAGCAGCTGAGGACTCTGTGGGAAGAGCTGCAACAGATGGCTCAGAAGGAGCGAGCCCGGCGGGCTCAGAGTGCCGAGCTGAGCAGCAATTTGTGCAAGACCCACAG TGCCCTGGTCCTGGCCTTCCGTGGAACCCACCGGAAGCAGGAGGAGCAGCAGCGGACGCTGGAGCAGCAGATGGCACGACTGCAGGCGCGGCACGCAGGCGAGCTGGCCGTGCTGGGAGCCACTGCCAGGGCCTTGGGGAGGCCCCAGCCGCCCTGCCCGCTGCCCCGGTTGGGAGACACCCTTCTGTAG
- the OCEL1 gene encoding LOW QUALITY PROTEIN: occludin/ELL domain-containing protein 1 (The sequence of the model RefSeq protein was modified relative to this genomic sequence to represent the inferred CDS: deleted 1 base in 1 codon): MHNRDRGASPGAAPGSEPRTLGQAARRPPPPRAGLVVPRGNRPPARGPRSGAAPRPMPTRGPPKTRGSRGVPQPRPPGPGPPRQVPRGLETSSPRLPGQPQPQPRAHRSRSKKIVFEDELPPQSLQGTRKPNGAVPGGHIPHRVPDYELKYPPVSSKRERSCYVAVFQDQYAEFLELQQAVGSARAKLGQLEALLSSLPPPRSQREAHIAARVWREFKKKQTDPSFLDKQTRYHYLKGKLRHLKRQIQKFDDQGDSEGSVYF, from the exons ATGCACAACCGGGAC CGAGGCGCCTCTCCGGGAGCGGCCCCGGGCTCGGAACCCCGGACGCTGGGACAG GCCGCCCGCCGCCCGCCCCCGCCGCGCGCGGGCCTCGTCGTCCCCCGCGGGAACCGCCCGCCAGCGCGGGGACCCCGCAGCGGCGCCGCCCCGAGGCCGATGCCCACCCGGGGGCCCCCCAAAACCCGTGGCTCCCGGGGGGTCCCCCAGCCCCGCCCGCCCGGCCCTGGGCCTCCG CGACAGGTGCCTCGAGGCCTCGAAACCAGCTCACCCCGCCTTCCgggccagccccagccccaacccAGAGCCCACAGGTCGAGATCCAAGAAGATTGTGTTTGAGGATGAGCTGCCCCCGCAGTCCCTCCAGGGCACCAGGAAGCCCAATGGAGCCGTCCCGGGGGGGCATATACCCCACCGGGTGCCTGACTATGAACT TAAGTACCCACCAGTGAGCAGCAAGAGGGAACGGAGCTGCTATGTGGCCGTGTTCCAGGACCAGTACGCAGAGTTCTTGGAGCTGCAGCAGGCGGTGGGCTCGGCCCGGGCAAAGCTGGGGCAGTTGGAGGCCCTGCTGAGCTCACTGCCCCCACCCCGAAGCCAG AGAGAAGCCCACATCGCTGCCCGTGTCTGGAGGGAGTTTAAGAAGAAGCAGACG GACCCCAGCTTCTTGGACAAGCAGACCCGCTACCACTACCTGAAAGGTAAACTGAGGCACCTCAAGAGGCAGATCCAGAAATTCGACGACCAAGGGGACAGCGAGGGCTCCGTGTACTTCTGA
- the NR2F6 gene encoding nuclear receptor subfamily 2 group F member 6, protein MAMVTGGWGGPGGGGGDTNGVDKAGGFPRAAEDDSASPPGAASDAEPGDEERPGLPVDCVVCGDKSSGKHYGVFTCEGCKSFFKRSIRRNLSYTCRSNRDCQIDQHHRNQCQYCRLKKCFRVGMRKEAVQRGRIPHSLPGAGAAPSGSPPGSALAAAAGELFPGPPVSELIAQLLRAEPYPAAAGRFGAGGGGAGAVLGIDNVCELAARLLFSTVEWARHAPFFPELPVADQVALLRLSWSELFVLNAAQAALPLHTAPLLAAAGLHAAPMAAERAVAFMDQVRAFQEQVDKLGRLQVDAAEYGCLKAIALFTPDACGLSDPAHVESLQEKAQVALTEYVRAQYPSQPQRFGRLLLRLPALRAVPASLISQLFFMRLVGKTPIETLIRDMLLSGSTFSWPYGSGQ, encoded by the exons ATGGCCATGGTGACCGGCGGCTGGGGCGGccctggcggcggcggcggcgacacGAACGGCGTGGACAAGGCGGGCGGCTTCCCGCGCGCGGCGGAGGACGACTCGGCCTCGCCCCCCGGCGCCGCCAGCGACGCGGAGCCGGGCGACGAGGAGCGGCCGGGGCTGCCGGTGGACTGCGTGGTGTGCGGGGACAAGTCGAGCGGGAAGCACTACGGCGTCTTCACCTGCGAGGGCTGCAAGAGCTTCTTCAAGCGCAGCATCCGCCGCAACCTCAGCTACACCTGCCG GTCTAACCGTGACTGCCAGATTGACCAGCATCACCGGAACCAGTGTCAGTACTGCCGCCTCAAGAAGTGCTTCCGGGTGGGCATGCGGAAGGAGG CCGTGCAGCGCGGCCGCATCCCGCACTCGCTGCCGGGCGCTGGCGCCGCCCCCTCGGGCAGCCCCCCGGGCTCGGcgctggcggcggcggcgggcgagCTGTTCCCGGGCCCGCCGGTGTCGGAGCTGATCGCGCAGCTGCTGCGGGCCGAGCCCTACCCGGCGGCGGCGGGGCGCTTCGGCGCGGGCGGCGGCGGGGCGGGCGCGGTGCTGGGCATCGACAACGTGTGCGAGCTGGCGGCGCGGCTGCTCTTCAGCACCGTCGAGTGGGCGCGCCACGCGCCCTTCTTCCCCGAGCTGCCGGTGGCCGACCAGGTGGCGCTGCTGCGCCTCAGCTGGAGCGAGCTCTTCGTGCTCAACGCGGCCCAGGCGGCGCTGCCCCTGCACACGGCGCCGCTGCTGGCCGCCGCCGGCCTCCACGCCGCGCCCATGGCCGCCGAGCGCGCCGTGGCCTTCATGGACCAGGTGCGCGCCTTCCAGGAGCAGGTGGACAAGCTGGGCCGCCTGCAGGTGGACGCGGCCGAGTACGGCTGCCTCAAGGCCATCGCGCTCTTCACGCCGG ACGCCTGCGGCCTCTCGGACCCGGCCCACGTGGAGAGCCTGCAGGAGAAGGCACAGGTGGCACTCACCGAGTACGTGCGGGCCCAGTACCCGTCACAGCCCCAGCGCTTCGGACGCCTGCTGCTGCGGCTGCCCGCCCTGCGGGCCGTGCCCGCCTCCCTCATCTCCCAGCTCTTTTTCATGCGCCTGGTGGGCAAGACGCCCATCGAGACGCTGATCCGGGACATGCTGCTGTCAGGGAGCACCTTCAGCTGGCCCTACGGCTCCGGCCAGTGA
- the USHBP1 gene encoding Usher syndrome type-1C protein-binding protein 1 isoform X2 → MSARATRPRSRRGRQAPPAELDPVAESSEETEAAMGSFELGPAPTQESRGRSELLGPAAESSGQGLGSRTDKEVEGASSGSLAPAPEGLPEPAKEAHQAREAALWDGEAVPSEPRPPDVFQSLQQALSSLEAAATVWRRRPPKHPEPLEVEGRSGETPGPCGEQEGAGGCRREAARLAEKNAWLQLALGSREDELVRTQASLQAMRAEKEMLQREVQELQDFLPRLESFPPTPHSQAGGSGSGSSSSGADGDPWGTQDPFPLAHPLLRRLRSNSSSQILGPLPTQSLTPEMHILEAQMEQLQGSIEKLKCFNRLLSAVLQGYKGQCEGLSMQLSKREAEATALHLALQYSEDCEKVYGALLTLREADSGAGEEGPLGDLRAAQKEAWRLLGKEEAAMDGEAQQGAWPSPEGSSVDGPVPQEVATQLQAYIRRLQQRRALVKIPPEPGPTLAPLPNVPRVEAMLQSMLGTQPSLALPQLEKTQIQQELAAARETLADLTLKLQMARREKRGLELQEAALRAQGPAHVLLLEQLRWERAQLQAGEAGGSSGESSGAGSSGDEEEWVPGPPTVPGGTSAMDGSQVGRGRPPEELAQELAASLTRARGLREQLRTLWEELQQMAQKERARRAQSAELSSNLCKTHSALVLAFRGTHRKQEEQQRTLEQQMARLQARHAGELAVLGATARALGRPQPPCPLPRLGDTLL, encoded by the exons ATGAGTGCCCGAGCCACGCGGCCCCGAAGTCGGCGAGGGAGGCAGGCTCCGCCC GCTGAGTTGGATCCTGTGGCTGAGagttcagaggagacagaggCAGCCATGGGGAGCTTCGAGCTGGGCCCTGCACCCACTCAGGAGAGCCGTGGCAGGTCGGAGCTGCTGGGTCCCGCGGCAGAGTCCagtgggcagggcctggggagcAG GACAGACAAGGAAGTTGAAGGGGCCTCCAGCGGGAGCCTGGCTCCAGCCCCTGAGGGACTCCCCGAGCCTGCAAAGGAAGCCCACCAGGCCCGAGAGGCAGCCCTGTGGGATGGGGAGGCCGTCCCGTCCGAGCCCAGGCCCCCCGACGTGTTCCAAAGCCTCCAGCAGGCTCTGAGCTCCTTGGAGGCGGCCGCGACTGTGTGGCGCCGGAGACCCCCAAAACATCCTGAGCCCCTGGAGGTAGAGGGCAGGAGCGGGGAGACTCCAGGGCCCTGTGGGGAGCAGGAGGGAGCAGGGGGCTGCCGGCGGGAGGCTGCCCGCCTTGCCGAGAAGAACGCCTGGCTGCAGCTGGCCCTGGGCAGCCGCGAGGACGAGCTGGTCCGCACACAAGCTTCTCTCCAGGCCATGCGTGCTGAGAAGGAGATGCTGCAGAGAGAG GTTCAGGAGCTGCAGGATTTCCTGCCACGACTTGAGTCCTTCCCACCTACCCCCCACAGCCAAGCAGGCGGTTCGGGCAGTGGGTCCAGCAGCTCTGGGGCAGATGGCGATCCTTGGGGGACTCAG GACCCCTTTCCCCTGGCTCACCCCCTGCTCCGGCGCCTCCGGAGCAATTCCAGCAGCCAGATTCTTGGGCCTCTCCCCACCCAGTCCCTCACCCCTGAGATGCACATCCTGGAAGCCCAGATGGAGCAGCTCCAGGG GAGTATTGAGAAGCTCAAATGCTTCAACCGTCTGCTGTCAGCTGTGCTCCAGGGGTACAAGGGCCAGTGTGAGGGTCTCAGCATGCAGCTGAGCAAGCGGGAGGCGGAGGCCACAGCACTGCATCTGGCCCTGCAGTACAG TGAGGACTGTGAGAAGGTGTATGGGGCCCTGCTCACCCTGCGAGAGGCCGACTCAGGAGCAGGGGAAGAAGGCCCCCTGGGCGACTTGCGGGCAGCCCAGAAGGAAGCatggaggctgctggggaaagaggAGGCTGCCATGGATGGTGAAGCCCAGCAGGGTGCATGGCCAAG CCCCGAGGGCAGCAGTGTGGACGGGCCCGTGCCTCAGGAGGTGGCTACCCAGCTCCAAGCCTACATCCGGCGTCTCCAGCAGCGCCGAGCTCTGGTGAAGATCCCCCCAGAGCCTGGCCCCACCTTGGCGCCCCTGCCCAATGTGCCCCGGGTAGAAGCCATGCTGCAGTCTATGCTGGGGACCCAGCCCAGCTTGGCCCTGCCCCAGCTGGAGAAGACGCAGATTCAGCAGGAACTAGCAGCTGCAAGG GAGACCCTGGCAGACCTGACCCTGAAGCTGCAGATGGCCCGGAGGGAGAAGCGGGGCCTGGAGCTGCAGGAGGCTGCCCTTCGCGCCCAGGGCCCGGCCCACGTGCTCTTGTTGGAGCAGCTCCGGTGGGAGCGGGCACAGCTCCAGGCTGGCGAGGCCGGCGGCAGCAGTGGAGAGAGCAGCGGAGCCGGGAGCAGCGGGGATGAGGAGGAGTGGGTCCCG GGCCCTCCTACTGTCCCTGGTGGCACCAGTGCCATGGATGGAAGCCAGGTGGGCAGAGGACGGCCCCCGGAGGAGTTGGCCCAGGAGCTGGCAGCATCTCTGACCCG GGCCCGGGGTCTGAGGGAGCAGCTGAGGACTCTGTGGGAAGAGCTGCAACAGATGGCTCAGAAGGAGCGAGCCCGGCGGGCTCAGAGTGCCGAGCTGAGCAGCAATTTGTGCAAGACCCACAG TGCCCTGGTCCTGGCCTTCCGTGGAACCCACCGGAAGCAGGAGGAGCAGCAGCGGACGCTGGAGCAGCAGATGGCACGACTGCAGGCGCGGCACGCAGGCGAGCTGGCCGTGCTGGGAGCCACTGCCAGGGCCTTGGGGAGGCCCCAGCCGCCCTGCCCGCTGCCCCGGTTGGGAGACACCCTTCTGTAG